In Gadus macrocephalus chromosome 11, ASM3116895v1, a single genomic region encodes these proteins:
- the gpd1l gene encoding glycerol-3-phosphate dehydrogenase 1-like protein, translating to MASPLKVCIVGSGNWGSAIARIIGGNARSLERFATTVKMWVFEENVNGRKLSDIINTEHENVKYLPGFKLPENVVAVPTLSDAAEGADLLVFVVPHQFIRNLCDQMVGCVSARARGITLIKGIDEGPDGLKLISDIIREKMGLDVSVLMGANIANEVAAEKFCETTIGSKVLENGLLFKELLQTPNFRITVVDDADTVELCGALKNIVAVGAGICDGLSCGDNTKAAVIRLGLMEMIAFAKLFSKDADAVSTATFLESCGVADLITTCYGGRNRRVAEAFAKTGKSIEELEKEMLNGQKLQGPATSTEVYHILQQKGLVDKFPLFTAVYQICFEGRAVGEMISCLQSHPEHL from the exons ATGGCCTCGCCGTTGAAAGTGTGTATAGTCGGCTCAGGCAACTG GGGCTCCGCCATAGCGAGGATCATAGGGGGGAACGCCAGGTCCCTGGAGCGCTTCGCCACCACGGTCAAGATGTGGGTGTTTGAGGAGAACGTCAACGGCAGGAAGCTCTCTGACATCATCAACACAGAGCACGAGAACGTCAAGTACCTGCCGGGTTTCAAGCTGCCTGAGAACGTG GTTGCCGTGCCGACACTGAGTGATGCTGCGGAGGGGGCGGACCTGCTGGTGTTCGTGGTTCCCCACCAGTTCATCAGGAACCTGTGTGATCAGATGGTGGGCTGCGTGTCGGCCAGGGCCCGAGGAATCACACTTATCAAG gGGATAGACGAGGGTCCTGACGGGCTGAAGCTGATCTCTGATATCATCAGGGAGAAGATGGGCCTCGACGTCAGCGTCCTCATGGGCGCCAACATTGCCAACGAGGTGGCGGCCGAGAAGTTCTGCGAGACCACCATAG gCAGTAAGGTCCTTGAGAATGGCCTGCTGTTTAAGGAGCTCCTTCAGACGCCCAACTTCCGCATCACGGTGGTGGACGATGCAGACACAGTGGAGCTCTGTGGGGCACTGAAG AACATCGTGGCGGTGGGAGCAGGCATCTGCGACGGGCTGAGCTGCGGGGACAACACCAAGGCCGCCGTGATCCGCCTGGGCCTGATGGAGATGATCGCCTTCGCCAAGCTGTTCTCCAAGGACGCGGACGCCGTCTCCACCGCCACCTTCCTGGAGAGCTGCGGCGTGGCCGACCTCATCACCACCTGCTACGGCGGCCGCAACCGCCGCGTCGCAGAGGCCTTCGCCAAGACCGGCAAG AGCATAGAGGAGCTGGAGAAAGAGATGCTGAACGGGCAGAAGCTCCAGGGGCCGGCCACGTCCACCGAGGTGTACCACATCCTTCAGCAGAAAGGCCTGGTGGACAA GTTCCCGCTGTTCACGGCCGTGTATCAGATCTGCTTCGAGGGAAGGGCCGTGGGGGAGATGATCTCCTGCCTGCAGAGCCACCCAGAGCACCTGTAG